GGCGGACGAATCGCGGTGTCAGCGATTCCGCGCGAGCCTTTCCGGCGTCATTCGGCACCGGCCGGCCGTGCGGCGGGGGCGGTCCGTGCGATTTTCCGAACCCATTCGACGACAGTCCACGGACCGGGACCGAGGGCGGCGATCAAGAGGAAGCCCCAGGCATACAATGCGGACGGTTCGCCCTGGTTCTCGATCGGGAACGGCGAATTCGGAAAATGTACCGTGAAATAGGCGTACGCCATCGACCCGGAGGCGACCAGCGCGGCGGCCCGGGTGCCGGCGCCGAGTGCCACGAGAACGCCGCACACCAATTGGATCGCGGCCGCCCACCAGCCGGGCCACGACGCGAACGGGACCGTGCCGCCGTGGGTGCCCACCGCGCCGCCCAGGACCCCGAACAGGGAAGCGACCC
This sequence is a window from Amycolatopsis benzoatilytica AK 16/65. Protein-coding genes within it:
- a CDS encoding DoxX family protein, translated to MKSLSISRTAPAVQSVFRVVVGFLFACHGVASLFGVLGGAVGTHGGTVPFASWPGWWAAAIQLVCGVLVALGAGTRAAALVASGSMAYAYFTVHFPNSPFPIENQGEPSALYAWGFLLIAALGPGPWTVVEWVRKIARTAPAARPAGAE